The region CTATTTAGTGTAGATACTATTGCAATAATTTTAATTGAATTAATAGATTAAACAAAAAAAGAGCCGGAAATTTTTCCGGCTCTTTTTTGTTATAAAGATTTTTAGAGCTTAAAAAGCTCCTTTTAAATCGACTACATTTCTGGTTAAGTCTTCCATTTCTTCTCTTTTTCTTATGAGGTGATCTTTGCCTTTGTAAACAAATACTTCAGCAGGTCTTAATCGGCTATTATAATTAGATGACATGGCAAATCCATAAGCTCCCGCATTCAAAAAAGCAAGAAAATCTCCTTCTCTGACTTCTTTTAATTTCCTGTCAGAAGCAAAAGTATCAGTTTCGCAAATGTAACCGGCTACTGTATATATACGGTCTTTTCCAATTGGGTTAGAAATATTGATTATTTGATGAAAGGCATTGTAAAACATGGGACGCAGCAAGTGATTAAATCCACTGTTAACACCTGCAAAAACAGTAGCCGTTGTATGTTTCACTACATTTGTTTGTACACAAAAGATACCGCTTTCACTTACTATATACTTACCGGGCTCAAACCATAATTCAAGCTCCCTGCCATATTCTGAGCAAAACTCCTTAAACCGTTTGCTTAGCTTTTTTCCTAATTCTTTAATATCTGTTGAAATATCGTCGTTTTTATAAGCTACTTTAAATCCACTCCCAAAATTCATGAACTCTAAGTCTTTAAAAGTTTTAGCAGCATCTAATAAAATCTCTGCACCCTGCAAGAAAACATTTACATCTAAAATGTCAGATCCGGTATGCATATGCAAACCATTAATCTTAATATTTGTGGATTTTGCAATTCTCTCTATGTGCCTTAACTGATAAATGCTGATTCCAAATTTAGAGTCAATGTGTCCGGTAGATATATTTGCATTACCTCCGGCCATAATATGCGGGTTTATGCGAACACAGACAGGAACACTGTCTCCATATTCACTTCCGAATTGTTCTAAAATAGAAAGATTGTCAATATTGATGATTACACCAAGTTCAACTGCTTGTTTGATTTCTTCAAATGAAACACAATTTGGGGTAAAAATAATATCCTCAGGAGCGTAGCCTGACTCCAATCCTAAAATCACTTCACCTATAGAAACAGTATCCAGACCGGCACCTAATTTTTGGATAAATTTTAATACATTGGGGTTTGTCAGGGCTTTACAGGCATATTTAAGTTTTAATTTTAAATCAGGGAAAGCGCTGTTTAACTCTTTATATCTTTTTTCAATTATGTTGCCATCATATATATAAACAGGTGTGCCATATTTTTGGCACATGTCTATCACCGGGACTCCACCGTGCAGGTAAAGGTTGTTTTTTAATTCCATTGTAATTTTTTTATCGGGCTGTAAAAATAAGTTTTGTAAGATTATTAGCAGAAAAAAAGAAAGTTAAGCGTTTAGTCATTTGTTTTTATGTTTGCTTTTTTGAGAGCAGCTGCCATACCATCTCTAGAAGGTACGTTTTTGACAATAAGTAAAACGGCAGGAATGCAAAAAAGTAAATACCAGTAACTTTGGGTTGACTTCAACAAATAAATATTTGCAATTATCACTATAGTAGATATTACATAGATTATTAATCGACTGTTATAATAATCATCCAGATGTAAGTCAATTGTTCTTTTTGTAGAAAAGCGTTTTAATAAGCGTTCGGAAACATAATGTGCTGCAAAAAGGAAACTCAGACTTAAAAAAGCAACTACAAAAATTCCGCTTTCTGAGGTGCCAACATATTTACCTGCGTTCATAAATGCCGGGAAATAGGTTTCGGCAAAGATAAATAATAGTCCAATGAACACGACTATGCACATAACACTTATGTAAAACACTATAAAAATAGTGGAGAATGTGTTTTCTAATAACTTAAAGGGATTGGATGATTTTTTCATAATATTGGGCAAAAATACTATTATTTACAAGATTTTGAAAACATCAACATAGGGATATTTGTATTATAAAGGCAACTATTAATTAATACATTTTAACAAAACGGCTAAGTAATGTTTATTATTAGTGCAAAAATTATTGACGGTCTAAGATGGAAATTGTAAGTTAAAAGCATTTTTCAGAAATGATTGGGTTGATTATACTTGTAGAAAAGTATTTTAAAACCTAATTTTACACCTCCAAAAACAAGAAATTATGGCAATACAAGAAAATTACAAAACGATATTAGACAATGCTTTAAAAGCAAATAAGGAAAGAGTATTCTATGCTCAATACCCTGAGCACCCTAAGGCTTATGGTGAAGATGCTACTAAAAAGGCGTTGGATAACTTCCAAAACATGCTGAATAAAAAGTTTACTACTTTAAAACAAGCTGAGGCCTCTGATTTTAAAGGAGAGGAAGTTTCCCCTTATACAAATGACCCTTTAAATGTAAGCTATCCGATTTATGATGCTGATGAGATAATTGGTCACACTCACAAAGCTTTTGAAAGTTGGAAAAAAGTATCTGTGGAAAAAAGATCGGAGGTTTTGATTCTTGCTTTAGAAAAAATTAAAGAAAAGTTTTTTGAAATTGCCTTTGCAACCATGCATACAACGGGTCAATCTTTTATGATGTCTTTTCAGGCGTCAGGGCCACATTCAGCTGACAGGGCGCTGGAAGCTATGGCAATGGGTTATCAGGAACTTTCCAGATTTCCTGAAGAATTGAACTGGAAAAAGCCAATGGGAAAATTTGATGTTGAGCTTAAAAAGAAGTTTAAGCCGGTTCCCAAAGGAATTGGTTTAGTGATTGGTTGCTCGACATTCCCGGTTTGGAATAGTGTCCCCGGCATTTTTGCCAACTTGATTACAGGCAACAGCGTAGTTGTGAAACCACATCCCGGTGCTGTATTACCTATAGCTATTGTAATTGCTGAAATACAATCTGCATTATCTGAAAAAGGCCTTGATCCTAACACTGTGTTTTTGGCAAGCGATACTAGCGGAAATTTGATTACTAAAGATTTGTGTGAAAGAAATGAGATTCATTTAATTGACTATACCGGCGGTCCGGGATTTGGTGATTATGTAGAAAACCTTAAAGGTAAAAGTATTTTTACGGAGAAAGCGGGTGTGAATTCCGTAATTCTTGACTCTGTAGCTAATTTAGATGAGGTGCTTCAGAATTTATCTTTTGCAGTTTCGCTTTATTCCGGTCAAATGTGTACAGCTCCGCAAAACTTTTTTATTCCTGAAACAGGCATTAATACAGCAGAGGGAAAAGTGGACTACAATACAGTAATTGAAAAGTTAAAAACCCAAATTAGTGGTTTGGCAAATCACCCCAAAATGGGTGCAGGAACATTAGGAGCTATACAAAACCCTGCAACACTTCAGCGTGTTAAAGAAGCAGAAAGCATGGGAGCAAAAGTTATTTTGAGTAGCAGCCCGGTAAAAAATGAAGAATTTCCAAATGCCAGAACGGTTTCTCCAATAATATTGGAAGTTTCAGAAGAGCAGATGGACATCTTTGCTCAGGAGCTTTTTGGTCCGATAATCGTAGTTGTAAAAACTAAAAATACGAATCGTTCTATAGAGTTAGCCAGAGATTTAGCCGGTCGTCAGGGTGCTATTACCTGTGCCGCTTACACAACAGATGATAAGGTAGCTGAGAAAATAGAAGCTGAGATGGAAAAAGTATTTGCTCCGGTTTCATTCAACTTTACAGGACCTATTTGGGTAAATCAGCATGCTGCCTTTTCAGATTTTCATGTAACAGGTGGTAATCCGGCAGGAAATGCTAGCTTTACAAATCCTGATTTTATAAACAGAAGATTTGTATGGGTTGGGCATCGTTATAAATCTTAATTGATAAAAATTAGTTGATAGGCTCAACTTTTTATAAAAATTTAAATATTTTAAACCTTTTTTTGAACCAAATTGATAACCCTTTGTTATTGACGTATAAAAAATTATTAAACATGAATACAATGAAACATTTTTCAGCAATTGCAATTCTCGCATTTTTATTTACAGCATGTGCTGAAGCTCCCAAGAGTGACCAGGCCGAAGTTGGCGATCGATTAGACTTACCGGATACTTCTTTAGAAGCCATGGTATTGAAAGTAGACACAGATAACAGCTATGTTAGCTGGATAGGTACTAAACCAACCGGATCTCATAATGGTACAATTAAAATCTCACACGGTAAAATGTCTATGGAAAATGATATTTTAGTTGGTGGTGACTTTACAATTGACATGAAAACACTTAAGGTATTGGACATGGACGAGGAGAATAATGCAAAATTAGGCGGACATTTGATGTCAGAAGACTTTTTTACTGTTGAAGAATTTCCAACAGCCAAGTTTGAATTGGTATCTACTACCCCTTTAACTGAAGAGCAAATTGCAAATATTGAACACGATGAGACTTCAATGGCGATTAGAGATGTTACTCATAGAGTTACGGGCAACTTAACAATGATGGATAAAACCAGAAGTGTAACTTTCCCTGCCAGAATTAACATTTCAAATGATCGTATGGAAGCTGTAGCAAATTTTAATATTGACAGAACGGATTGGGGAGTTACTTACGGAAGTGACCGCTCATTGGGAGATAACTTTATTCGCCCCACTGTAAACATCGGATTGAATATTAAAGCAGAGATTGAAGACGTAGTTGCTTCTAACTAATTTTTAATTATAGATATATGAAAGGTCGGCTGATATTCAGCCGGCCTTTTTTGTGTTCCGGAATACGGATATTGATTAGAGATAAAAAATGTAATATTTCGAAACTTTTTTCGGAGGTCGCCGTAAACATTGGCAACCGAATTTTTAACCGAAATAAAAGTTTATGAAAAAACTATTTACTCTCTTTAGCTTATCTGCAGTCTTATTATTTTTTAATGATGTTAAAGCACAAGAGGTTGGTTTTGGAGTGGGTACAAGTAATTACTTTGGAGATCTGGGCAGACAGGGTATGGGTAATTCTTATGTGAGTGATTTGTGGATAGAAGAAACCAAACCATCTTTTACTCTTTTTTACAGATATAGTTTTTTAGAAAGGTTTGCTGTCAAATCATCATTAAGTTTAGGATGGATTGGTGCAGATGATGCGCTTATTTCAGATGTTGAAAGAGGAGATGATGCATGGTTCAGACAATACAGAAATTTACATTTCAAATCACATATTTTTGAGTTAAGTGTTATGGGAGAAGTGAATATTTTGCCTTATGCACCGGGAAGCTACAGAGATAGATTTACACCTTATATAACCGGAGGCATTTCTGTTTTTCATTTTGATCCTAAGGCAGAGTATAATGGCGAATGGGTGAGATTACAACCTTTAGGTACGGAAGGTCAGAATACTCCTGAATATCCTGACAGACAAAAATACTCATTAATTCAGCCTGCTATTCCTTTGGGATTAGGTGTGAAGTACAATATAAATAACAATTTGATTTTAAACTTTGAGGTTGCACACCGATTTACATTTACAGATTATTTAGACGATGTTAGTTTAGATTATGTAGATAGAAGAGTGTTTGACAATAATTATGAAACAGAAAGAGCTGATATGATTTTTGCATTAAGTAACCGCTCAGGTGAAGTTGATGTGGAAGGAGTTGACAGAAATGTGACAGCTCCCGGACAACAAAGAGGAAATCCGGCTGGGAATGATGCTTTTGTTTTTACAACTATTTCTTTATCGTATTATTTCGGAAATCCGAATAACAATTTCACCGACCCGAGGATGATGAGAAGACATCGCCTTCGTTGGTAAAACTCGACTTTTTCATTGCGATTGTTTTTGGGTTTAAAGGGCTCTTTCATTTTTGAAAGAGCTCTTTTTTTATAAGGGATCTACATCTATGCTAATTTCAAATCGTTTGTCTCTGTATTGATGTTGAATTTCCTCAAAGTAAGCCTTTATATCTTTTTTAAGAGCTTCATTTATGGCCTGATTTTTAGGACTTTTAATGAGTAGGTTTTTTAAATATTTACCTTTAATTCTTTTGACAGGAGGATCGGCCGGACCTAAAACGTGTATGTTTTTATTTGAGGATAAAAAATAAGCCAGACGTTCACAAAATTTATTAAGCAGATGAACATTGCGGTGTTTGACAGTTAATTTTATCAGTCGGCAAAAAGGAGGATATAGAAAATCTTCTCTTGATATAAGCTCTTTTTCTACAAAATCTTCATATCTGTCCTCCTTAAGGTATTGCAAAATATAGTGCCCTGTTTTATAGGTTTGTATAATTACTTTGCCCTTTATCTTTTTTCTACCGGCTCTACCTGCTACCTGTACAAGAGTTTGAAAAGCTTTTTCTTCAGATCTGAATTCAGAAAATTGCCAAAGCTGGTCAGCTAATAATATACCGACAACTTCTACATTTTCAAAGTCAAGCCCTTTGGTAACCATTTGTGTTCCCACTAATACATCCGCTTCATTATCCCCGAATTTTTGTAAAATATTTGAACTCCCGTGTTTTTTTCTTGTAACATCCTGATCTAATCTGAGCGTTTTAACTCCTTTAAGATGAAGGCCCAAATCTTCTTCAATTCTTTCAGTGCCAAATCCTTTCAGGGATAAATTTTTACTGCCGCAATCAGGGCAGGAAACAGGCACAGCCGTTCTGTAATTGCAATAATGACATTGCATTTTTTCCTGCAGCTTATGGAAATTTAATGAAACATCACAATGTTTACATTCCGGAGACCATCCGCAGTCCATGCAATTTAGACTGGGTGCATACCCTCTTCGGTTTTGAAATATAATAGCCTGACGCTTATTGCTTATCGTTTTTTCTAATTCACGAACAAAAGTATCTGTGAAAGGGCTGTAAAATTGATTATTTTTGATACTATCCGGAATAGAAACTAATTGAATTTCAGGCATTTCTACACCTCCATACCGATTCAACAGCTTTATGCAGGTAAATTTGTTAAGTTTTGTATTGTAAAGACTTTCAATGGAAGGAGTAGCAGAGCCTAATAAAACAGGCGCTTTTAGCATAGAAGCTAATACCAAAGCAGCATCCCGGGTGTGATATCTTGGAGCCGGATCTTTCTGTTTAAATGAACTATCATGTTCTTCATCAATAATGATGATGCCCGGTTTTGTTATTGGTAGCCAGAGTGCTGAACGTGCGCCTATAATTAAAATAGGTTCACCGTTAATCAGTTTATACCAAATTTCTGTACGCTCATTCTCGTTAAACTTTGAATGATAAATAAAAAGCTTATCCCCAAAATGCTTTTTTAAACGAAAAACAATTTGTTGTGTAAGAGCTATTTCCGGTAGAAGATATAGTGCTTGTTTTCCCTGATCCAATTGCTCTCTGATCAGCTCAATGTAAACCTCCGTTTTGCCACTCCCGGTAACTCCAAATAAAAGTGCCGGTTTATCTTTTGCGAAAGAGTCTTTTATTTTTTTAAAAGCATCAGTTTGTTCCTCACTTAAGATTACCTCCTTTTCTGTGATATACTCCCCTTCAAAATCAAAACGGGAAACAATTTTCTCAATAGTTTTAATCAAACCTTTCTCTTCCATTTTTTTCAATGTTGAGAGGTCTGTATCGGCGCGTTTTAAAAGATCTTTTTGTTTTAATGGTAAAAATTTATCTTTTTGAGAGAGTAAAATCAATAAAATAGCTTCCTGTTTTGGAGCCCGGCTAAGACTATCCAACGCATCATGTAATAATTCTTCTTTGCTGAATTTCTCATCAAGGGAAATATATTTTTCAATTCTGGGCTTATACCTTTCCTTTAGTTTGGTATCTAAAATGATAGCATCTTTTTCCCGAAGTTTATTAAGAATGTTTAAAAAATGCTTTTTCCCTAGAATACTTTCAACAGATGAAAATTCAATATATTCATTATCAGCCAGAGCATCTAAAATCATATTTTCATCAACAGTAAACATTGTACTTTCTCCAATGAAATAAGGGTTTGCCCGAATTGTAGTTTCACTATCCAGCCTTAAACCGGCAGGTAAGGCGATTTTCATGACTTCTCCGGGCTCACAGGCATAATAATTCCAAATCCATTCCCAAAATTTAAGATATAGCTCAGGAACAACAGGAGCCTCATCCAAAATAGATAAAATTGATTTTACCTTTTTAAAATCCGGTCTTTGGAAATTTATATCAAAAACGATTCCCGCATATATTTTTTTTGCCCCAAATGGGACTTCTACCCTTGAGCCTTTTGAAATATAACTATTGAGTTCTATTGGTACAGCATAAGTGTACAAACCCGGAGCAGCAAGTGGTAATATTACCTTTGCATACATTTGCTGATTTATTTTTTCTCCGGAATTTTCCATTAGAGTTGAAGGCTTAGGTGATTATTTTTTCCCGTTCAAAAGGAATTGTCTCATCAAAAATATAGCGATAAGTGATGTGTACTTTAGTTATTTTGCCACCCAAATTTTCAGCAACCCGCATCATTTTAGGATTAAAATCTCCTATCCATGTCATTTGCATCTCTTCATATTTATTCCCTTTTTGGACGATTTTATCTGCTGCCATTATAATTCCGCCTTCGACTCCTTTTCCTTGAAATTCAGGTGTTACGCCAAAGACCATTCCAAAAATTTGTTTATTGGTACCCATTAATTTGTGGTATAAGTACTTAAGTTTTCCAATAAAATTCATTTTACCATTCACATATTTAAAATACTGATTGAGTTCCGGCAACATTAAAAAAACAGCTATAGGTTCTTCCTTATAATAGCCAAACCACATTAAATCTTCAACGATTACATCTTTCATACTGTTCATAAGACCAACGGCCTGCGATTCAGTCATTTTTTTAAATCCGGGATGATTTCCCCATGCTTTATTATAAACTGTAAGAAAATCTATGGCATACTTTTTAAGATTTTTCTTTTGAATATGCACAAAACGGTAGTTAGGATCATCTTTAAAAGTAGCGGCTCTTTTCATGTAAACTTCAGGCCTCGGATCGGCTACCTTAACTCCATAAGTAAACTGTTTGAAGTATAATTTAAAACCATAATTTTCAAACAATTTTTTATAATAAAGGGGGTTGTAATTCATCCCATACAGAGGTGGTGTGAAGCCTTCAACCAATAGCCCCCACCAGAAATTTCGTTCCCCAAAATTTATCGGACCGTCCATTGCATTAAGTCCTCTTTCTTCAAGCCATGTTTTGCATTTGTCGAAAAGGATATTTGCTGCATCCTGATTATCTATACAGTCAAAAAAGCCCATTCCGCCAACGGCTAATTTCCCTTTGGAAGGCTTTTCATTTGATACAAAAGCAGAGACTCTGCCTATATACTCGTTTTTTTCATCTAAAAGTAACCAACGTATAGCTTCGCCATTGCGAAATTTTTTGTTTTTCTTAGGGTTAAAAACGTTTTTTATATCGTCATCCAGAGGGCGAATATAATTGGGGTCATTTTTGTAGAAATTTACCGGAAACAACAAAAAATCTTCCTCGAGTTTTTTATTATTAACTTCTATTATCTGCATTTTGTTCGGATATTTTTGGGGTAAAAGTAAGAAATCAAAAGTAATAAAGAATTTGGCTCATGCCTAACAAGTTTAGTGTCAAATTTCTTGAGCAACTAAAATAAAACATTCATAATTATATTGTAACTGTTACCTTATGAAGTAAAGCTAAATATAATCAGCGAAAAAAATCAAAAAAGAAAAAGCGAAAAAAGGATTTTTTTTATAAAATATCCTTTTATGTATGTAAATTTGCGTCCGATTTTAAAAACGTAAAACACTGTTGATGGCAAACATAGGTAAAGTAAATCAAATAATTGGTCCGGTATTAGATATTAGCTTTGATGGAGAGGGAAACAAGCTTCCTGAAATCTTAACAGCATTGGAAGTTACTAAAGATGACGGACAAAAAGTGGTACTGGAAGT is a window of Chitinophagaceae bacterium DNA encoding:
- a CDS encoding YceI family protein, whose protein sequence is MIGSTFYKNLNILNLFLNQIDNPLLLTYKKLLNMNTMKHFSAIAILAFLFTACAEAPKSDQAEVGDRLDLPDTSLEAMVLKVDTDNSYVSWIGTKPTGSHNGTIKISHGKMSMENDILVGGDFTIDMKTLKVLDMDEENNAKLGGHLMSEDFFTVEEFPTAKFELVSTTPLTEEQIANIEHDETSMAIRDVTHRVTGNLTMMDKTRSVTFPARINISNDRMEAVANFNIDRTDWGVTYGSDRSLGDNFIRPTVNIGLNIKAEIEDVVASN
- the lysA gene encoding diaminopimelate decarboxylase codes for the protein MELKNNLYLHGGVPVIDMCQKYGTPVYIYDGNIIEKRYKELNSAFPDLKLKLKYACKALTNPNVLKFIQKLGAGLDTVSIGEVILGLESGYAPEDIIFTPNCVSFEEIKQAVELGVIINIDNLSILEQFGSEYGDSVPVCVRINPHIMAGGNANISTGHIDSKFGISIYQLRHIERIAKSTNIKINGLHMHTGSDILDVNVFLQGAEILLDAAKTFKDLEFMNFGSGFKVAYKNDDISTDIKELGKKLSKRFKEFCSEYGRELELWFEPGKYIVSESGIFCVQTNVVKHTTATVFAGVNSGFNHLLRPMFYNAFHQIINISNPIGKDRIYTVAGYICETDTFASDRKLKEVREGDFLAFLNAGAYGFAMSSNYNSRLRPAEVFVYKGKDHLIRKREEMEDLTRNVVDLKGAF
- the paaN gene encoding phenylacetic acid degradation protein PaaN; protein product: MAIQENYKTILDNALKANKERVFYAQYPEHPKAYGEDATKKALDNFQNMLNKKFTTLKQAEASDFKGEEVSPYTNDPLNVSYPIYDADEIIGHTHKAFESWKKVSVEKRSEVLILALEKIKEKFFEIAFATMHTTGQSFMMSFQASGPHSADRALEAMAMGYQELSRFPEELNWKKPMGKFDVELKKKFKPVPKGIGLVIGCSTFPVWNSVPGIFANLITGNSVVVKPHPGAVLPIAIVIAEIQSALSEKGLDPNTVFLASDTSGNLITKDLCERNEIHLIDYTGGPGFGDYVENLKGKSIFTEKAGVNSVILDSVANLDEVLQNLSFAVSLYSGQMCTAPQNFFIPETGINTAEGKVDYNTVIEKLKTQISGLANHPKMGAGTLGAIQNPATLQRVKEAESMGAKVILSSSPVKNEEFPNARTVSPIILEVSEEQMDIFAQELFGPIIVVVKTKNTNRSIELARDLAGRQGAITCAAYTTDDKVAEKIEAEMEKVFAPVSFNFTGPIWVNQHAAFSDFHVTGGNPAGNASFTNPDFINRRFVWVGHRYKS
- the priA gene encoding primosomal protein N', with protein sequence MENSGEKINQQMYAKVILPLAAPGLYTYAVPIELNSYISKGSRVEVPFGAKKIYAGIVFDINFQRPDFKKVKSILSILDEAPVVPELYLKFWEWIWNYYACEPGEVMKIALPAGLRLDSETTIRANPYFIGESTMFTVDENMILDALADNEYIEFSSVESILGKKHFLNILNKLREKDAIILDTKLKERYKPRIEKYISLDEKFSKEELLHDALDSLSRAPKQEAILLILLSQKDKFLPLKQKDLLKRADTDLSTLKKMEEKGLIKTIEKIVSRFDFEGEYITEKEVILSEEQTDAFKKIKDSFAKDKPALLFGVTGSGKTEVYIELIREQLDQGKQALYLLPEIALTQQIVFRLKKHFGDKLFIYHSKFNENERTEIWYKLINGEPILIIGARSALWLPITKPGIIIIDEEHDSSFKQKDPAPRYHTRDAALVLASMLKAPVLLGSATPSIESLYNTKLNKFTCIKLLNRYGGVEMPEIQLVSIPDSIKNNQFYSPFTDTFVRELEKTISNKRQAIIFQNRRGYAPSLNCMDCGWSPECKHCDVSLNFHKLQEKMQCHYCNYRTAVPVSCPDCGSKNLSLKGFGTERIEEDLGLHLKGVKTLRLDQDVTRKKHGSSNILQKFGDNEADVLVGTQMVTKGLDFENVEVVGILLADQLWQFSEFRSEEKAFQTLVQVAGRAGRKKIKGKVIIQTYKTGHYILQYLKEDRYEDFVEKELISREDFLYPPFCRLIKLTVKHRNVHLLNKFCERLAYFLSSNKNIHVLGPADPPVKRIKGKYLKNLLIKSPKNQAINEALKKDIKAYFEEIQHQYRDKRFEISIDVDPL